One segment of Niabella beijingensis DNA contains the following:
- a CDS encoding FecR family protein, with translation MAEPSILFKHLLKKHMDGIASNNEEATLRLMWHLFDDEEIVDFIEELQQEMPVNLRESKTDSAALTAAILRKAKEKQAKKLKGRRVRILSWAAASIFIVVIMLVVFNQRQESSNNILCDNSGNGNIPTKDFYCLLQVNSTQRLVIDSNYKGMLCRYGKMAVLVHPGVVQYKAMPYSATADSLREGAQQISTNNMQQYVVELPDRTRIRLNAMTTIKIYPDRLNSKGQFIELEKGEIYIEGDQRSDVPLVLKTPSITFIATGSHFNTQIDKRGTLLAVETGEVAVENSHGERIVRECPDLSHYSKSKSLEGKDTVNTYNISDIDLVTNWRRTERMYKDVQLDYFVADMARWYGFKFTSLDCLPKKKISTVICYRANIKDFIAVLRNSGVRVRETREGYAFCDPVAKASQQMAIVENRIKIRGEN, from the coding sequence ATGGCAGAACCATCAATTTTATTTAAACACTTGCTCAAAAAGCACATGGACGGCATTGCCAGTAATAATGAGGAAGCAACATTGCGATTGATGTGGCATTTGTTTGATGATGAAGAAATAGTCGATTTTATTGAAGAGCTACAACAAGAAATGCCGGTAAACCTGCGGGAGTCAAAAACGGATAGTGCCGCCCTGACTGCAGCCATATTGCGAAAAGCAAAAGAAAAACAAGCAAAAAAACTAAAGGGCAGGAGGGTTCGTATCCTATCCTGGGCGGCCGCCAGCATATTTATTGTTGTTATAATGTTAGTTGTCTTTAACCAAAGGCAGGAAAGTTCTAACAACATATTATGTGATAATTCTGGCAATGGAAATATTCCCACTAAAGATTTTTACTGCCTGCTACAGGTGAACAGTACACAGCGTCTTGTTATAGATAGCAATTATAAAGGCATGTTGTGCCGTTATGGGAAAATGGCAGTGCTTGTTCATCCGGGAGTTGTTCAATACAAGGCAATGCCTTATTCTGCAACGGCAGATAGCTTAAGGGAAGGCGCTCAGCAAATAAGCACAAACAACATGCAGCAATATGTAGTGGAACTTCCGGATAGAACCCGTATCCGGCTGAATGCAATGACTACTATAAAAATTTATCCAGACCGGCTCAACTCCAAGGGGCAGTTTATAGAATTAGAAAAGGGAGAGATCTATATTGAAGGAGATCAGCGTTCAGATGTTCCTCTGGTTCTAAAAACCCCATCTATTACATTCATCGCAACCGGTAGTCACTTTAATACACAAATAGATAAAAGAGGAACATTACTGGCAGTGGAAACAGGAGAAGTGGCGGTGGAAAATAGCCACGGGGAACGGATCGTCAGAGAGTGTCCGGATCTGTCTCACTATAGTAAATCAAAGTCACTGGAAGGGAAGGATACTGTAAATACTTACAATATTTCCGATATTGATCTCGTAACGAATTGGAGAAGAACAGAGCGCATGTATAAAGATGTGCAGCTGGATTATTTTGTAGCAGACATGGCCCGTTGGTATGGGTTTAAATTCACGAGCCTGGATTGTTTGCCCAAAAAGAAGATCAGTACGGTGATCTGTTACAGGGCAAATATTAAAGACTTTATTGCTGTATTACGTAATAGTGGCGTCCGTGTTCGGGAAACAAGGGAAGGGTATGCGTTTTGTGATCCAGTGGCAAAGGCTTCTCAGCAAATGGCCATTGTAGAGAATAGAATAAAAATTCGCGGGGAAAATTAA
- a CDS encoding RNA polymerase sigma factor: MFKRLALGDESALHQIIDNYGDELLARIFRVVHNRYWAEEIQMDVFLELWEQREKVSLMAHPKAWLLKVAYNKTVDRLRKEIHYIPVPLEYLEDTENKGALDDEISLDELTNIIAAAIEELPPKEKRVYILSTEERWSIKKIAEVLGRSPNTIRNELVIARKSIRKIVSNYLHLFLF; encoded by the coding sequence GCACCAGATTATTGACAATTATGGCGATGAGCTGTTGGCGCGTATTTTTCGTGTAGTGCATAACCGGTATTGGGCCGAAGAAATACAAATGGATGTATTCCTGGAACTATGGGAGCAACGGGAAAAAGTATCGCTCATGGCGCATCCCAAAGCATGGCTTTTAAAGGTGGCCTATAATAAAACAGTAGACCGGTTGAGGAAAGAGATTCATTATATACCGGTTCCATTAGAGTACCTGGAAGATACAGAAAATAAAGGGGCATTGGATGATGAGATCAGCTTAGATGAACTAACGAATATCATTGCCGCTGCAATTGAAGAATTACCCCCTAAAGAAAAGAGGGTGTACATTCTGAGTACGGAAGAACGTTGGTCCATAAAAAAAATCGCTGAGGTGCTGGGGCGTTCTCCCAATACCATCAGAAATGAGCTGGTAATTGCCCGGAAGTCGATTCGGAAAATAGTCAGCAATTATTTACACCTGTTTTTATTTTAA